A stretch of Triticum aestivum cultivar Chinese Spring chromosome 1D, IWGSC CS RefSeq v2.1, whole genome shotgun sequence DNA encodes these proteins:
- the LOC123180577 gene encoding protein SYM1, with translation MAASVATSPACTRLIPSSPLSASAYTAAPSLVRLAGSSRRLRRALRVSAAAEPADALPGPGAGELDGVVPAGLLEELPEGLAFQGDMGGGFAPGGSGGGGDDGNKMLDRGINAAIVLGASTYALTKLLTVDQDYWHGWTIFEILRYMPEHNWSAYEEALKANPVLAKMMISGVVYSLGDWIAQCYEGKPIFEFDRTRMFRSGLVGFTLHGSLSHYYYHFCESLFPFKDWWAVPVKVAFDQTAWSALWNSIYFVALGFLRWESPSTIYKELKATFFPMLTAGWKLWPFAHLITYGVVPIEQRLLWVDCVELIWVTILSTYSNEKSEARILDDSSTTDTQDNSR, from the exons ATGGCGGCGTCCGTGGCCACCTCCCCGGCCTGCACCCGGCTCATCCCCAGCAGCCCCCTCTCCGCCTCGGCTTACACGGCCGCGCCGTCCCTCGTCCGCCTGGCGGGGTCCTCCAGGCGCCTCCGCCGGGCCCTGCGCGTCTCGGCCGCGGCGGAGCCGGCCGACGCGCTGCCGGGGCCCGGGGCCGGCGAGCTGGACGGGGTGGTGCCGGCCGGGCTGCTCGAGGAGCTGCCGGAGGGCCTCGCCTTCCAGGGCGACATGGGCGGGGGGTTCGcccccggcggcagcggcggcggcggcgacgacggcaacAAGATGCTCGACCGCGGCATCAACGCCGCTATCGTGCTCGGCGCCAGCACCTACGCGCTCACCAAGCTCCTCACCGTCGACCAGGACTACTGGCAT GGATGGACCATCTTTGAGATCCTGCGGTACATGCCGGAGCACAACTGGTCGGCGTACGAGGAGGCCCTCAAGGCCAATcctgttcttgccaagatgatgatcagCGGCGTCGTCTACTCCCTCGGCGACTGGATAGCCCAG TGTTACGAAGGGAAGCCCATCTTCGAGTTTGACCGGACTCGTATGTTCAGGTCTGGCCTCGTAGGGTTCACCCTCCACGGATCCCTTTCGCACTACTACTACCATTTCTGCGAG TCGTTGTTCCCGTTCAAGGATTGGTGGGCTGTGCCTGTCAAGGTTGCGTTTGATCAGACGGCTTGGTCTGCGCTGTGGAACAGCATCTACTTCGTCGCCCTGGGCTTCCTTCGCTGGGAATCTCCGTCCACCATATACAAAGAGCTCAAGGCCACCTTCTTCCCCATGCTTACT GCTGGGTGGAAATTGTGGCCATTTGCACACTTAATCACATACGGTGTGGTTCCTATCGAACAAAGACTTCTCTGGGTCGACTGTGTCGAATTAATCTGGGTCACTATCTTGTCAAC TTACTCGAACGAGAAATCTGAAGCAAGGATCTTAGACGATTCCTCCACAACAGATACGCAG GACAACTCCAGATAG